The genomic segment ctcagcagctaacttgctgaaccccccaattttcccgtgagacttccggatttcagtgcctcccgCAGAAAATTCCCGGGATATATATTAACCGATTATCACCCTTAcaactataataagggcgtgccatgatggtacaacatttggcgccctttacagtctgtattaacagcgtgccagcccaacacttgttatacaatatacatattctgcttgcacacgtacgtgacagcaaggcatacttgttcaacagccacacaggttacactgacggtggccatataaaacaactttaacactcttactaataatgcgccacactttgaaccaaaaccaaacaaaaatgacaaacacatttcgggagaacatctgcaccttaacacaacataaacacaacagaacaaacacccagaatcccatgcagccctgactcttccgggctacattatacacccctgctaccaccaaaccccgcccccacacatcacgcccccccccccccccccccccccgggggtgtataatgtatcccggaagagttagggctgcatgggattctgggtatttgtcctgttgtgtttatgttgtgttacggtgcagatgttctcccgaaatgtgtttgtcattcttgtttggtgtgggttcacagtgtggcgcattattagtaagagtgttaaagttttttttataccgccaccgtcagtgtaacctgtgtggttgttgaacaagtatgccttgctgtcacctacgtgagcaagcaaaagcccatacaacgtgtggctgatcaggcacgctattGGTAATAGTTGTTAAATGCTGCACCATCACGGTAcgtatgacgctgacaagcgtcaATCGATCAAAatctgcgtgccgcaccagctatcAAAATtctatataaaggtgtgggcagcgtgtctaagACACCTAGTTTATacaacacaaagcaaaaaaaaaactttgtatgcagtgttatttcatttaaaatttcaaaatatttttgcggctcccattgttttctataatttgtgaaactggtcaaaatggctctttgacttgtaaaggttgccgacccctgatgtagacaaacaaaaataaaatggctTCTCAGTCTCTGTTaacaaaaattgcacttcaaataaatattgaacatcttgaagtgcatttttttccccagtttaaaaaaacgtgtcgtgtggtttattttgttgtcttttttgttaCCAATGCCATCACAACTTGCTCGCTCGTCCGTGCTTAGGGGCTCTTGTTGCTCATTCGGTTTGAAGATGACATATTTCCACACAGGGACATTTGGCTTTATAATCATCTTTTTTCCGTGCttctcactgtgtgtgtgtgtgtaagctatAGAGGTCCCGCCAGCTAATTtgtttaatgcctctggacatcatatttaatgcttttaaaatgccatttaaggccttaattttcacAAAATCTATTTAATGAGtcttaatgttttttaatgactcGCGGAAACCCTGATTTACTACTTCCTGTCATGCGCTaacgcagcgtttctcaaagtgtggggcgcgccccactggtggggaatagagacatgacaggtggggcgcgaggaacgggaggaaatttcactttacattttttttttaaattattatattcttagattattttttttactatgctttcattttttatacacactgtaaatcactttgtgattctgtctgtgaaatccgctatataaataaatggaaattaccggtacttatttttactgtaggctttatatttctcggtacgagcgaaagtttgacagacatagcaacagtaactaatgggggcggggctaagcggaacaaacttccgcgcggatgggtagcaggctaatgtgtggatcacaattacacaaatatatacatttgtgactcgcacctcaaaggtcgccgagccagagccagcgcctgcagagaaacaaaaatgtgacgggcacacactgtgtcattcactgggaagcactcgcgtcaaggcagctcagccccgaactcaatgaggttttaacagatgttgtgagcgcggtaaatttgatcaaaacacgaccactgaaagtgcgactgttctctgcactgtgtgaggaaatgggagctgatcatacagccgtgctgtttcacagtgaagcaaggtggctctcctgggggaaagtgctgtcacttgccctgtcttgcaaatgcatagctcctccttttttttttgcaaagattgcaaagtggcacttttattgtatttattattgaacttgatgcaagttatttgatttattattgaacttgatgcaagttataacactttttttgatttattattgaacttgatgcaagttataacacttctgttttatttattattgaacttgatgcaagttataacactttttttgatttattattgaacttgatgcaagttataacactttttttgatttattattgaacttgatgcaagttataacacttttgttttatttattattgaacttgatgcaagttataacactttttttgatttattattgaacttgatgcaagttatttgatttattattgaacttgatgcaagttataacacttttatttgatttattattgaacttgatgcaagttataacactttttttttattattgaacttgatgcaagttataacacttttgttttatttattattgaacttgatgcaagttataacactttttttcatttattattgaacttgatgcaagttatttgatttattattggacttgatgcaagttataacactttttttgatttattattgaacttgatgcaagttattagatttattattgaacttgatgcaagttataacacttttttgatttattattgaacgtgatgcaagttaacacgttttgatttattattgaacttgatgcaagttataacacttttttgatttattattaaacttgatgcaagttataacacttttatttgatttattattgaacttgatgcaagttataaaacttttatttgatttattattgaacttgatgcaagttataacactttttttgatttattattgaacgtgatgcaagttataacactttttttgatttattattgaacttgatgcaagttataacagtttttttgatttattattgaacgtgatgcaagttataacactttttttgatttattattgaacttgatgcaagctataacacttttgttttatttattattgaacttgatggaagttattttatttattattgaacttgatgcaagttataccacagctgcacagttattttatttattattgaacttaatgttattttatgttattgagttcgaatgtatacaacttgatgttcaataaatttgaaaatgttaaagcttggcattagcgctctgttggggcgatgggggcaggtggggcttggaAACTCTCCCTTgttcaaagtgggggatgacaaaaaaagtttgagaaccactgcgctaaCGTGACAGAGTTCGTCATCGTCAGGAGGTGTGGACACACTCACTGGAGGCGGGGTCAGCGGCGAAGTACTTTATCATGGAGCGCTGCAGTGCCGGCAGGCGCCAACAGCAGAACACGAGGACATTGGCTGCAATGATCGCTGCGGGGCATCAAAGACAAACATTTCTGCGTTTAATAGAGACAAAATGGCACAAAGTGGATAATGTCACAAGAAGAAGTGAAgggaaaagtagctcacctgtgACTGTCCGCTGACCTTCACTCAAACTGTTCCAGAATTCGATGAGCTGAAACGCAAAGAGCCAATCAGAGACGAGAGCAGAGTATGTGTATCATCGTCACGTGTCCTCGCCGCTCACGTCCTTGTGGGCTTCTCCTCGCTTCGGCAGCCGCACTTTATCCAACCAATCGGTTCGCAGCCCGTCGAAGTAGCTCTGCACGCGGGTTTTGAGCGACTCGTACTGCCAGATGGCCGCCGAGCCGAAGGAGCAGCCTGTAAACTGACACGACAGTCACCACCTGACCACGCCGACAACAGAGCAACCTGGCGGCAGGTAACCTACCCCCACGGTGAAGACCAGAGGGCGGAGAAGACGGCTGAAGGAGCGCGGTGATCTGGAAGGGGGTTGCCGGTGCAACGCCGCCTCAGTGGATTCGAAGTGGGCGGGTAGTAGCTCCTCTTTAACGTTTTTGGTTTCTGGTTTCTTGGCGACTTTCCTGAAGCTGCAACGCTGCTGGAAGTTGTGAGGCCACCTGCTGGACACACGAAGAACTTCAACATGTAACTTTCTGTCTCACCGTTGCGAAGTTGCCGTTCACATCAGAACTATTAAACATAActacgtcttcagtaatgcgaacgctgtatcaatccgttgtggtgaagaaagagctgagccggaaggcaaagctctcaatttaccggtcgatctgcaaaccccgtttccatatgagttgggaaattgtgttagatgtaaatataaacggaatacaatgatttgcaaatcattttcaacccatattcagttgaatatgctacaaatacaacatatttgatgctcaaactgataaacattttttttgttgcaaataatcattaactttagaatttgatgccagcaacacgtgacaaagaagttgggaaaagtggcaataaatactgataaagttgaggaatgctcatcaaacacttatttggaacatcccacaggtgaacaggcaaattgggaacaggtgggtgccatgattgggtataaaagtagattccatgaaatgctcagccattcacaaacaaggatggggcgagggtcaccactttgtcaacaaatgcgtgagcaaattgttgaacagtttaagaaaaaccttctcaaccagctattgcaaggaatttagggatttcaccatctacggtccgtaatatcatcaaagggttcagagaatctggagaaatcactgcacgtaagcagctaagcccgtgaccttcgatctctcaggctgtattgcatcaacaagcgacatcagtgtggaaaggatatcaccacatgggctcaggaacacttcagaaacccactgtcagtaactaaagttggttgctacatctgtaagtgcaagttaaaactctcctatgcatgttagctgaggtatataatgtacagtgtattttgtcaacaactgtatgtgtgtaacgtatttcttgtgctgagcaatcataaaacggctgcgaagacgcactggctgaggctcgcagtaatcccgcctcatggtggtagagggcgctagtgatcccggcgatcattcttgcgactactcggctgcagaataagtgacaacaagcagcgatcgtttatttttttcctctcgcctggacttttaacatggaggattacatatctaaaataaaacagttttctaaactggactttcaatcgaagcaggaggtaataattaaaggaagatctccatcgagacttttaaaactgaagaaagataaggaagacttctataaacaagttatcgatgcttttgttcagaaggagtggcgcatggacttcatttataagtaaaggtaagaccataataatgttttttttattaaatgtgcttttttgtgtgctacagtttgtatgtgtaaagttaaagttaaagttaaagtaccaatgattgtcacacacacactaggtgtggtgaaatttgtcctctgcatgtgacccatccccttgttcaccccctgggaggtgaggggagcagtgggcagcagcggcgccgcgcccgggaatcatttttggtgatttaaccccccattctaacccttgatgctgagtgccaagcagggaagaatgctggtatgagcttttaaacataacctcgttaactgctgccaatcaaatgctgaaaaagatactctttagggcatacttgccaaccctcccggattttccgggagactcccgaaattcagcgcttctcccgaaaacctcccgggacaaattttctcccgaaaatctcacaaaatccaggcggagctggaggccacgccccctccagctccatgcggacctgagcgaCGTGTCGACAGACTGTTTTcacgcctgcccaatcacgttataactgtagaatgatcgagggcgagttcttggtttcttatgtgggtttattgttaggcagtttcatgaacgtcctcccagcgcggcaacaacacacaacagcagtcacgttttcgtctaccgtaaagcagttcgtctgccgtaaacagcaatattgtgacactcttaaacaggacaatactgtcatctactgtacatgcatatgtgacaataacatctacggcttttagagagtgcagtgcacaactgcgcacacaacaaggagacgaagcagaatgcatcatcagagagggtgttcagcatggttagaaaaatagtgacagagaatagaatggacaattcaacccttaactcaacaatgagtagatgagttttatgtgtgtgtatatgtgtaaataaatgaacactgaaattcaagtatttctcttatatatatatatatatatatattagagatgcgcggataggcaattatttcatccgcaaccgcatcacaaaagtcgtcacccatccaccatccacccgaactaacattttattaaaaccgcacccgcccgcacccactcgttgttatatatctattatagacgatgcaaggcattagtgaggttataaagcttttgcctgttaaagaaaggagactgatccaattcagcagagacattcaatgcatgccacgctgtcacggcccaaacgcacaccagtgcgcaatcatctgggagccgcgctgagcgcacctccaagcgcactcgcgccactcaaactgctgcaggcagctgcgttctatcttgttttaacatcctgtggcactcttctgggatcacggcggacgaaactgctcatgctcagggtgtttgtggaggttcggggttttgcacaaatgtgatgcaccatgttagatgtcccggttttgtgactgtcgtagacataaacagcgttgcagctcttgcaaatcacgtagccagcattactatcatcctgattcacAACCTCATAAAAATGAGTCCACGctaaacttttctggcctttttttccccctggtctttagtattcccttttttagtttgtcgcgtaccacgtttgctgccggcgttgtcatctcttttttttttcttcttcttctgtttgtggcgtgctgcaggtgcctgatgataaataattgcctgtttcaaagagtgctgctcgtttttcgtatgtgggtaacaacatttaactatgtatatatatttccgaattggtttaactgccacccgcctgaatctatttaaaatctaattttttaaaatttcaaccgcccgacccgcggataaaatctaatttttttttatttcaaccgcccgacccgcggataatccgcggactccgcggttgtgtccgcaaaccgcgcatctctaatatatatatatatatatatatatttatatatatatatatatatatatatatatatatatatatatatataagagaaatacttgaatttcagtgaattctagctatatatatatatatatatatatatatatatatatatatatatatatatatatacacagaggtgggtagtaacgcgctacatttactccgttacatctacttgagtaacttttgggataaattgtacttctaagagtagttttaattcaacatacttttacttgagtatatttatacagaagaaacgctacttttactccgctacttttatctacatttagctcgctactcgctactaatgtttatcgatctgttaatgcacgctttgtttgttttggtctgtcagacagacctccatagtgcctgcgtttcaacaaatacagtcactggtgacgttcactccgttccaccaatcagatgcagtcactggtgacgttggaccaatcaaacagagccagtggtcacatgacctgacttaaacaagttgaaaaacgtattcaggtgttaccctttagtggtcaattgtacggaatatgtacttcactgtgcaatctactaataaaagttccaatcaatcaatcaaaagtgtgaaggaaaaaagacccttttttatttcaaccgtacatcccgtcaaaagcctaaagactgactgcacagttcctgtcttcacaataaatgtgccgctccatggcgcctgcgctttcaaaataagagtctccgaaagccagcgcaaacaagctagcaagctacggagtttgccgccaatgtatttcttgtaaagtgtataaaaacgaatttggaagctggacaaataagatgccaaaaagcaaccactttcatgtggtattagacagaaaggaggaactttttttctcctccatttgaaaacgaggacgtaatcatcactactgtctgattacaatcaatgcaagttatcagaatcaggtaatacaccaacttatattcttgtcttcatgaaagaaaggaatctatatgtgttaaacatgcatgtatattcattaaaacactattaacatgtaaacaaaaacggcaaaataaataaatataaactatgtactgtatatatcaatgtatgtatatatatacacagtatatatgtgtatatatatatatatatatatatatatatatatatatatatatatgtgtgtgtgtgtgtgtatatatatatatacatatatatatatatgatatgtgtgtgtatgttactcatcagttactcagtacttgagtagttttttcacaacatactttttacttttactcaagtaaatatttgggtgactactccttacttttacttgagtaataaatctctaaagtaacagtactcttacttgagtacaatttctggctactctacccacctctgtatatatatatatatatatatatatatatatataatacaatatatatatatagctagaattaactgaaattcaagtatttctctaatatatatatatatatatatatatatatatatatccatccatccatccatccatcttatatatatataccgtatatatgaaatacctgacttggtgaattctagctgtaaatatactcctcccctcttaaccaatgaatgaatgaatgactatATAGAACAAATAAACAACTCCTTTCACGGATAAATCATACAGAATGTTAATAATTACTAATAATGACTTAAAGCGAACTGCTATGTtctgttagcatcaagctagcattaGCCAGCTAACACTTGTTTGActgttcttgatgctaacaatgctaattgTAGCTTTAGCCTCTTAGCCCGACCAGGCTAGCTGACTTCAGCCAGGTCTCCTACCTGCCTCCCCTTACACTCCGTAGAGTGTATTCGCTGCTCCGGCAGAACAAGCCGACGTAGCTTCTCCACGCCATGTTGGGGCACAGTGACCCCGGTGGACCGACAGTCCGACACTGACTGATCGAGTAGTGCCGGGGCGGAATAGGGTGATTGGACGGGATGAACAACAGCGACGCTTAGAGGAATAAAAGAGCGTTGCACTCTGAATAACAAAACAACACGTTAGTGAAGGTACAGTTAACGACACGAACTTAATTTCCTTCTattcctttcaaaataaaacgcaAGGAGCGCCAATCACTGTGGAGTGgcgttttgttgttttactttgaaGGAGTAGTCAGCGGAAAATGCTCTGACTGTTCCCGGCGGTTGTGATATTGACGGTGTGGACGCAGCCCGCTGATGTCGGTTCGGTAATGCCGGAG from the Nerophis lumbriciformis linkage group LG17, RoL_Nlum_v2.1, whole genome shotgun sequence genome contains:
- the parlb gene encoding presenilin-associated rhomboid-like protein, mitochondrial yields the protein MAWRSYVGLFCRSSEYTLRSVRGGSRWPHNFQQRCSFRKVAKKPETKNVKEELLPAHFESTEAALHRQPPSRSPRSFSRLLRPLVFTVGFTGCSFGSAAIWQYESLKTRVQSYFDGLRTDWLDKVRLPKRGEAHKDLIEFWNSLSEGQRTVTAIIAANVLVFCCWRLPALQRSMIKYFAADPASKTLCSPMLLSTFSHFSFLHMAVNMYVLWGFSSSAVSILGREQFMAVYLSAGVISTFVSYVSKMASGRLGPSLGASGAIMTIVAVVCTKMPEVKLAIIFLPMFTFTAANALKGIIALDTAGLVLGWKMFDHAAHLGGALFGIWYVTFGHELIWKNREPFVKLWHELRTGGGGGGGSKGGH